In the genome of Cheilinus undulatus linkage group 6, ASM1832078v1, whole genome shotgun sequence, one region contains:
- the yipf4 gene encoding protein YIPF4 yields MQFPPTNGDFTFVSSTEAEELSGTISAPDIKLNMGSESVKDPYATTFLRQRGYGWLLEVEEDDSEDSKPLLEELDIDLKDIYYKIRCVLMPMPSLGYNRQVVRDNPDFWGPLAVVLLFSMISIYGQFRVVSWIITIWIFGSLTIFLLARVLGGEVSFGQVLGVIGYSLLPLIVIAPLLLVIGGFEVVSTLVKLFGVFWAAYSAASLLVGDEFKTKKPLLIYPIFLLYIYFLSLYTGV; encoded by the exons AGCTCAGTGGCACCATCAGTGCCCCGGACATTAAACTAAACATGGGCAGTGAGAGCGTCAAAGATCCTTATGCCACCACCTTCCTGAGACAGCGAGGCTACGGCTGGCTGCTGGAGGTGGAGGAAGACGACAGCGAAGACAGCAAACCTCTTCT GGAGGAGCTGGACATTGACCTGAAGGACATCTATTACAAGATCCGATGTGTGTTGATGCCAATGCCATCACTGGGCTATAACCGACAGGTGGTCAGAGACAACCCGGATTTCTGGGGCCCTCTCGCCGTGGTGCTGCTCTTCTCGATGATCTCCATCTATGGCCAGTTTAGG GTTGTGTCTTGGATCATCACCATCTGGATATTTGGATCACTAACAATCTTCCTGCTGGCCCGTGTTCTTGGTGGGGAG GTTTCCTTTGGACAGGTTCTGGGTGTAATTGGATATTCCCTTCTTCCTCTCATTGTTATAGCCCCATTGCTTTTAGTAATCGGGGGATTTGAGGTGGTTTCAACACTAGTCAAA CTGTTCGGAGTGTTCTGGGCTGCTTACAGCGCTGCCTCGCTGCTCGTCGGAGATGAATTTAAGACCAAGAAACCCCTTCTCATATATCCCATATTCCTTTTGTATATTTACTTCCTGTCACTATATACTGGTGTGTGA